A part of Phoenix dactylifera cultivar Barhee BC4 chromosome 2, palm_55x_up_171113_PBpolish2nd_filt_p, whole genome shotgun sequence genomic DNA contains:
- the LOC120104401 gene encoding uncharacterized protein LOC120104401: protein MNTGWHWYLLSLDLKDQRFECYNSLWSFDVGEDAVRYASFVRSWLNDVVGFRIPELAYSEIRQCAQQRNDSVDCGAYMLMFAEGLTRGSTRPLKEELKDPSLYRSWAAGSILLHSGSVASVRFRSMYPGKTCIEKS, encoded by the exons ATGAATACGGGATGGCATTGGTATCTACTTTCTCTGGACTTGAAGGACCAGCGTTTCGAATGCTACAACTCCTTGTGGAGTTTCGACGTTGGGGAGGACGCTGTTAGATAT gcttcttttgtgagatcgtgGCTAAACGACGTTGTCGGATTTCGTATCCCAGAATTAGCATATTCTGAAATTCGACAATGTGCACAACAACGAAATGATAGTGTTGACTGCGGGGCATACATGCTTATGTTTGCAGAGGGACTTACCCGAGGCAGCACGAGACCATTAAAGGAAGAATTGAAGGATCCATCTTTATACAGGAGCTGGGCTGCAGGGAGTATTCTATTGCATTCCGGGAGCGTTGCCAGCGTTAGGTTTAGGTCAATGTACCCTGGGAAGACTTGTATAGAGAAATCGTAG
- the LOC113462233 gene encoding uncharacterized protein LOC113462233 — protein sequence MGEYGFHREASIKLSVFAALFSRSSLKPPLQSSSSQQSNGLVRLHLPRPPSSLLSSLPKTLSSFLLSPSPSLPLSRPTLLLSRSHRLFPTISTPIPSPPLRTLSHELCDEEFELSVSDVVAGDEVEEKTVLSDNERSEGTEPPGSASLPSYPSPKLSVKEKKELASYAHNLGKKLKCQQVGKAGVNPSVAASFIETLEANELLKQAAHYLSLRCKQLKVHGSCPGELNDVVKQLETATGSVVVGQIGRTVILYRPSLTKMKRKETQSARNGSNAKSTKSGITQKMQKKGQVFKASARGQR from the exons ATGGGAGAATATGGGTTTCATAGAGAAGCTTCTATCAAGCTCTCTGTGTTCGCAG CTCTCTTTTCCCGGTCCAGCTTAAAACCACCATTGCAATCATCATCATCCCAGCAATCAAATGGCCTCGTTCGCCTCCATCTCCCCCGtcccccctcctccctcctGTCCTCTCTCCCTAAaaccctctcctccttcctcctctccccttCTCCTTCGCTTCCTCTTTCTCGTCCCACCCTCCTGCTCTCCCGCTCCCATCGTCTCTTCCCCACCATCTCCACCCCCATCCCCTCTCCCCCTCTTCGTACCCTTTCTCACGAGCTATGCGATGAAGAATTCGAGCTCTCCGTCTCGGACGTGGTAGCGGGCGACGAGGTAGAGGAAAAAACCGTGCTCTCCGACAACGAAAGAAGCGAAGGAACGGAACCACCGGGCAGTGCCTCGCTGCCGAGCTACCCGTCCCCGAAGCTGAGcgtgaaggagaagaaagagctGGCTTCGTACGCCCACAACCTCGGGAAGAAGCTCAAATGCCAGCAGGTTGGCAAGGCCGGTGTCAACCCCTCGGTTGCTGCCTCCTTCATCGAGACTCTCGAGGCCAATGAGCTCCTCAAG CAAGCGGCTCACTACTTGTCCTTACGATGCAAGCAGCTCAAAGTGCACGGAAGCTGCCCAGGAGAGCTAAACGATGTGGTAAAACAACTTGAAACTGCAACTGGATCAGTTGTTGTTGGTCAGATTGGGCGGACAGTGATTCTTTACAGGCCTAGCCTCaccaaaatgaaaagaaaagagacccAGAGTGCCAGAAATGGATCAAATGCGAAGTCGACAAAATCTGGCATCACCCAGAAGATGCAGAAGAAAGGTCAAGTATTTAAAGCATCTGCTCGTGGACAACGCTAG
- the LOC103708484 gene encoding SH3 domain-containing protein 2-like isoform X1 produces the protein MEAIRKQATWLREQVARQQQAVLKQFGAGGYGSSDGVIADETELQQHQKLEKLYISTRAAKHFQRDIVRGVEGYIITGSKQVEIGNKLSDDSRKYGVENTCTSGNTLSKAALSYSRARSQIEKERGNLLKALGTQVAEPLRAMVIGAPLEDARHLAQRYDRIRQEAEAQVIEVSKRQMKVRETPSNIDNISRLESAEAKLEELKSNMAVFGKEAVAAMTAVEAQQQRLTLQRLIAMVESERTFHQRILQILDQLEGDMVSERQRIEASPNPVMENSMPPPPSYEEANGVFPAPTVDGSTETVEYFLAEVIHSYQAETDVELNLSVGDYVVVRKVSGNGWAEGESKGKAGWFPYEYIERRERVPASKIAQIF, from the exons ATGGAGGCGATAAGAAAGCAGGCCACGTGGCTCCGGGAACAGGTGGCGAGGCAGCAGCAG GCTGTTCTCAAGCAATTTGGTGCTGGTGGATATGGAAGTTCTGATGGTGTAATTGCAGATGAGACAGAACTTCAGCAACATCAAAAGTTAGAAAAGCTTTACATATCAACCCGTGCAGCCAAG CATTTTCAAAGGGACATTGTTCGTGGTGTGGAAGGTTACATCATCACTGGATCTAAACAAGTCGAGATAG GTAATAAGTTGTCTGACGATAGTAGAAAATATGGTGTTGAAAACACTTGCACAAGTGGCAATACTCTATCAAAAGCTGCTTTAAGTTATTCAAGGGCTCGTTCTCAAATAGAAAAAGAGCGCGGGAATCTTTTAAAAGCCCTTGGAACCCAG GTTGCAGAGCCATTAAGAGCAATGGTAATTGGTGCTCCTTTGGAGGATGCTCGACACCTTGCCCAGAGATATGACAGAATTCGTCAAGAAGCTGAAGCTCAG GTTATTGAAGTTTCAAAGCgtcaaatgaaagtaagagaaacCCCCAGCAATATTGATAATATATCAAGGCTAGAATCTGCTGAGGCTAAGCTGGAAGAGTTAAAGTCAAATATGGCAGTGTTCGGTAAGGAAGCTGTTGCAGCAATGACTGCTGTTGAAGCCCAACAACAAAGGTTGACTTTGCAGAGGCTTATTGCAATG GTTGAGTCAGAGCGAACCTTCCATCAGAGAATCCTGCAAATCCTTGATCAACTTGAAGGAGAT ATGGTATCAGAGCGTCAAAGAATTGAAGCATCTCCAAATCCAGTCATGGAAAACTCTATGCCACCACCTCCATCATATGAAGAAGCCAATGGAGTGTTTCCTGCCCCTACAGTTGATGGATCAACTGAAACCGTGGAATACTTTTTAGCAGAG GTTATACATTCATATCAGGCTGAGACAGATGTGGAGCTTAACTTATCGGTCGGTGACTATGTTGTTGTAAGAAAG GTGTCTGGTAATGGTTGGGCAGAAGGTGAAAGCAAAGGAAAAGCTGGTTGGTTCCCTTATGAATACATTGAAAGACGTGAACGTGTGCCTGCAAGTAAAATTGCTCAAATTTTTTAG
- the LOC103708484 gene encoding SH3 domain-containing protein 2-like isoform X2: MEAIRKQATWLREQVARQQQAVLKQFGAGGYGSSDGVIADETELQQHQKLEKLYISTRAAKHFQRDIVRGVEGYIITGSKQVEIGNKLSDDSRKYGVENTCTSGNTLSKAALSYSRARSQIEKERGNLLKALGTQVAEPLRAMVIGAPLEDARHLAQRYDRIRQEAEAQVIEVSKRQMKVRETPSNIDNISRLESAEAKLEELKSNMAVFGKEAVAAMTAVEAQQQRLTLQRLIAMVESERTFHQRILQILDQLEGDMVSERQRIEASPNPVMENSMPPPPSYEEANGVFPAPTVDGSTETVEYFLAEVIHSYQAETDVELNLSVGDYVVVRKFLNPRSYNS, from the exons ATGGAGGCGATAAGAAAGCAGGCCACGTGGCTCCGGGAACAGGTGGCGAGGCAGCAGCAG GCTGTTCTCAAGCAATTTGGTGCTGGTGGATATGGAAGTTCTGATGGTGTAATTGCAGATGAGACAGAACTTCAGCAACATCAAAAGTTAGAAAAGCTTTACATATCAACCCGTGCAGCCAAG CATTTTCAAAGGGACATTGTTCGTGGTGTGGAAGGTTACATCATCACTGGATCTAAACAAGTCGAGATAG GTAATAAGTTGTCTGACGATAGTAGAAAATATGGTGTTGAAAACACTTGCACAAGTGGCAATACTCTATCAAAAGCTGCTTTAAGTTATTCAAGGGCTCGTTCTCAAATAGAAAAAGAGCGCGGGAATCTTTTAAAAGCCCTTGGAACCCAG GTTGCAGAGCCATTAAGAGCAATGGTAATTGGTGCTCCTTTGGAGGATGCTCGACACCTTGCCCAGAGATATGACAGAATTCGTCAAGAAGCTGAAGCTCAG GTTATTGAAGTTTCAAAGCgtcaaatgaaagtaagagaaacCCCCAGCAATATTGATAATATATCAAGGCTAGAATCTGCTGAGGCTAAGCTGGAAGAGTTAAAGTCAAATATGGCAGTGTTCGGTAAGGAAGCTGTTGCAGCAATGACTGCTGTTGAAGCCCAACAACAAAGGTTGACTTTGCAGAGGCTTATTGCAATG GTTGAGTCAGAGCGAACCTTCCATCAGAGAATCCTGCAAATCCTTGATCAACTTGAAGGAGAT ATGGTATCAGAGCGTCAAAGAATTGAAGCATCTCCAAATCCAGTCATGGAAAACTCTATGCCACCACCTCCATCATATGAAGAAGCCAATGGAGTGTTTCCTGCCCCTACAGTTGATGGATCAACTGAAACCGTGGAATACTTTTTAGCAGAG GTTATACATTCATATCAGGCTGAGACAGATGTGGAGCTTAACTTATCGGTCGGTGACTATGTTGTTGTAAGAAAG TTCCTAAATCCTCGAAGCTATAATTCCTGA
- the LOC103708483 gene encoding B-box zinc finger protein 20-like produces MKIQCDVCAAEAASVFCCADEAALCDACDRRIHSANKLAGKHRRLSLLHPTPSSSSPRAPPLCDICQEKRGFLFCQEDRAILCRDCDVPIHTANDLTMNHTRFLLTGVRLSPAPLPSAPPPEAELVDNKSNDKDVKIENCSNKSHDNLVVVAAEEEAACSSSTTTRAAAVDGSNSSSISEYLIKTLPGWHVEDFLTDDDNATAADADADADAFSQVNGDLLRGGGEGLPVWVPQAKYPVVEYRAGHWFQGFVGSKASRQRGSEGSLRVPQMHGNKRYRTAVRYS; encoded by the exons ATGAAGATACAGTGCGACGTCTGCGCCGCAGAGGCTGCGTCGGTCTTCTGCTGCGCCGACGAGGCCGCCCTCTGCGACGCCTGCGATCGCCGGATCCACAGCGCCAACAAGCTCGCCGGGAAGCACCGCCGCCTCTCCCTCCTCCATCCCACGCCCTCCTCTTCTTCGCCGCGGGCCCCCCCGCTCTGTGATATCTGCCAG GAGAAGAGAGGATTTCTCTTCTGCCAGGAGGACAGAGCCATCCTCTGCAGGGACTGTGACGTCCCCATCCACACCGCCAATGACCTCACCATGAATCACACAAGGTTCCTCCTCACCGGCGTCCGGCTTTCACCCGCCCCTCTCCCATCTGCCCCACCGCCGGAGGCAGAGCTTGTGGATAATAAGAGCAACGACAAAGACGTCAAGATCGAGAACTGCAGCAACAAGAGTCATGACAATCTTGTAGTCGTAGcagcggaggaggaggccgcgtGCAGCAGCAGCACAACCACCAGGGCCGCCGCCGTGGACGGCAGCAATAGCAGCAGTATCTCGGAGTATTTGATAAAAACGCTGCCCGGATGGCACGTGGAGGATTTTCTGACTGACGACGACAACGCCACCGCCGCCGATGCCGATGCCGATGCCGATGCTTTCTCTCAG GTAAACGGGGATTTGTTACGAGGCGGCGGCGAGGGACTGCCCGTTTGGGTTCCTCAGGCGAAGTATCCGGTTGTGGAATACCGGGCGGGGCACTGGTTCCAGGGATTTGTTGGGTCGAAGGCTAGCCGGCAGCGGGGGAGCGAAGGGTCCTTGAGGGTGCCCCAGATGCACGGCAATAAGAGATACAGGACTGCCGTCCGGTACTCGTGA